From a region of the Hypanus sabinus isolate sHypSab1 chromosome 2, sHypSab1.hap1, whole genome shotgun sequence genome:
- the arf6b gene encoding ADP-ribosylation factor 6b, whose translation MGKVLSKIFGNKEMRILMLGLDAAGKTTILYKLKLGQSVTTIPTVGFNVETVTYKNVKFNVWDVGGQDKIRPLWRHYYTGTQGLIFVVDCADRDRIDEARQELLRIINDREMRDAIILIFANKQDLADAMKPHEIQEKLGLTRIRDRNWYVQPSCATSGDGLFEGLTWLTSNYKSK comes from the coding sequence ATGGGAAAGGTACTGTCGAAGATATTTGGGAACAAGGAGATGCGTATATTGATGCTTGGACTTGACGCAGCCGGTAAGACCACGATCCTGTACAAACTAAAACTGGGCCAGTCAGTCACCACCATTCCCACCGTGGGCTTCAACGTGGAGACAGTGACTTATAAGAACGTAAAATTCAATGTCTGGGACGTGGGTGGCCAGGATAAAATCCGGCCTCTGTGGCGGCACTACTACACTGGGACCCAGGGATTAATATTTGTGGTAGACTGTGCCGACAGAGATCGGATAGATGAGGCCAGGCAAGAGCTCTTACGCATCATCAACGACCGGGAGATGAGAGATGCTATCATCCTGATATTTGCAAATAAGCAAGATTTGGCCGATGCTATGAAGCCACATGAAATTCAAGAGAAATTAGGTTTAACTCGTATCCGGGATAGAAATTGGTACGTGCAGCCGTCCTGTGCAACTTCAGGAGATGGACTATTTGAAGGCCTTACGTGGCTAACGTCCAATTACAAATCTAAATGA